TCTTTTGCGCACAAGATAACTTGTGCATACGAAGAAAAATGAAACTTTCTAGACCCTTAATACCCCAAGGGACAAGGTTGTTTTTCTCATCTTAAAAGATGATTCCATGTAATATATAAACACTGCATATGCATGCAAGACAGCAAATTAGTAAATGCCCTGATATGATACCAAAAAATAATTGCAATTTCAATTTGCAGTTTACTTCATCAAACCATTTCTTTGAGTTTCTCATTCAGAGTATCAAATACTATACACAGGTAATCTGACAGAACTAAAATGATACCACCAAGACCTGCATTAGAGAGCTGAAATGAGGATTGGGGCTGGACATGAATGGATTGTTTGGACATGAAACGAGCAGTAATAGAGAAATAATATGGATTCATGAAACGAGAGGATagggttgtgtttgttttacagtagcctatgtgGCTGCTCAAAGAAGCGGCCACTCAGCTCCCATGACAACCAATACAGTTGGATTATGAACTTCATCTGCAAAACCTGTTGGCGTCTGTATGAGTTCTTCTGTTCTACGTGTATCCAGTAGGGAGAGTAAAGCCTTGCCACTGCTCCAGGGGGTTGCTGTGAATCACGTCACCACTTTATGATGCAGGCTAATGATATTTTAGATTGAGGAGAAAATGCTTTTGAAAGTCTTCAGATAAGTGGGATGTACACTCTAAACTACACTTGCATTGCCATTGTAGATATTTACCATGGAATGGGAACCAATGTTTTTGTTGATATTGTTCTAGTGTGGTTTATTCTGAGTCACATTGAGATTAATTTGCAATAAGACATGTACACATTCAAAATGTCCACGGAAGCAAGCAAGGGTAAGAGGTAGGGGAGTTCAGCGCGGAGGCAACACGCCAATAGAGTCTTCCACCatctcaaacaggaagtgatgcggtCCGCTCCGCCTGGCAACCTCGCTCGCCGTCTCTCCTCCGCTGCTGACAATCCACGGCTGCAGATGGCGCTGCGAGAGCAGGAGCTCAAGCGTGTGGGCGGAGTCTGCAGGTGATCGGCTGGTGTGGGAGGCGGCCAGGTGCAGTGGTGTGAGCCCGCCATTGGTCTGGCTGTTAAGCTCTGCCCCTCTATGCAAAAGAAGGGTTGCCACGGCTACGCGAGCCCAGCGACAAGCACTATGGAGTGCCGTCCATCCATCGACCGTGCGGAGGTCAATGTCCGCTCCCGCCACCAGTAGTGTGGGCACCATGGCAACATGACCTCCATACGACGCACGGTGTAACGGGGTGTACCCATCTGTGTCTCTGCAGTGCACCAGTAAAGGGTCCTCTGACAGCAACCTCTGGACCGTCGTCagctgacagacagagaaagagagaggagcaggagtaaGAAGGACAattgtttcattttgttttaGTTCAATAGCAGGATTTCACCTTGTTGAATAGAACTGATAAAAGGATGTAATGAGAAGAGCATCTCACTACATCAC
The Hypomesus transpacificus isolate Combined female chromosome 22, fHypTra1, whole genome shotgun sequence genome window above contains:
- the ankrd49 gene encoding ankyrin repeat domain-containing protein 49, with the translated sequence MEFPDGFNQLELLKTHGHLIPRGGHSLWPGKEGEEEDEEEEEEGEHNEEWYTQREERLKGRPQDFILWAAENDRLTTVQRLLSEDPLLVHCRDTDGYTPLHRASYGGHVAMVPTLLVAGADIDLRTVDGWTALHSACRWARVAVATLLLHRGAELNSQTNGGLTPLHLAASHTSRSPADSAHTLELLLSQRHLQPWIVSSGGETASEVARRSGPHHFLFEMVEDSIGVLPPR